One part of the Amphiura filiformis chromosome 5, Afil_fr2py, whole genome shotgun sequence genome encodes these proteins:
- the LOC140153431 gene encoding uncharacterized protein, whose product MEDMYNVSTKDTSGSSTASSVLINATSIPRESDKQHDISGSSFSSSSSQRVCIKAKYLKEIKSPFDAAAEGNTPSEYVPPVLPGNRPKGYQAGGTQHHLRSSAGIQKERKEGKRGEQLGTVLNHSGETYKDDNVACELLEAVNTSGQSIKGKGTVEPTGHSSSAVFKTPASSSSSVVKQGAPSSGLDNILTQWTVNGTANDLRITQFAPTGRQRVMKEQLLKRQEHSGPVKRFVQPRMVSSSIPISQEQTEKTIKDGTDGTMSVAAATAAAVAATAPMVKVQSDLEHKMNAIMEKLSSLEESRHQSQPHLSASQGYMHELQNKLEEVTQSRLNQLERMQERQMEWQAKLLTTQPYQHNQAPVMHASHQEVNAIPSNVRQNLPQSGQATADQLSQSSPAVYPMTETPASGRRERTKLVHGQPNSPRVHNHQHVGQRTHHTRTSESHPTSIRHGASKRSTNQAPTRKHVKYAPAITLHKQQSPQGGGSPGEVIWKEKERTVGMEHGTQTSPLDTPAPRRHAPVPLSQDPPRISHLGRGLLEEILTSHDEEEREK is encoded by the exons ATGGAGGATATGTACAATGTCTCTACTAAGGACACATCAGGCAGTTCAACAGCTAGTTCAGTGCTCATCAATGCAACATCAATACCAAGAGAAAGTGACAAACAACATGACATATCAG GGTCTAGTTTCTCAAGCAGCTCATCGCAAAGAGTTTGTATCAAAGCAAAATACTTGAAGGAAATCAAGAGCCCATTTGATGCTGCTGCTGAAGGAAACACACCATCAGAATATGTTCCACCAGTACTCCCTGGCAACAGACCCAAAGGGTACCAGGCTGGTGGTACTCAACATCATCTTAGGAGCAGTGCTGGTATtcagaaagaaaggaaagaagggaaGAGAGGAGAACAATTAGGGACAGTTTTAAATCATTCAGGGGAAACATATAAAGATGATAATG TGGCTTGTGAACTTCTTGAAGCTGTCAACACCTCTGGACAATCCATAAAAGGAAAAGGAACTGTCGAGCCAACTGGTCATTCATCATCTGCTGTGTTTAAG ACCCcagcatcatcatcttcttctgtTGTCAAGCAAGGAGCACCTAGCAGTGGTCTTGACAATATCTTAACACAATGGACAGTTAATGGAACCGCTAATGATTTAAGAATCACACAGTTTGCTCCAACTGGAAGACAGCGTGTCATGAAAGAACAACTACTGAAAAG ACAAGAGCATAGTGGACCCGTGAAGAGATTTGTACAACCCAGGATGGTATCATCATCTATACCAATCAGCCAGGAACAGACAGAGAAGACGATAAAAGATGGCACTGATGGTACAATGTCAGTAGCTGCTGCCACCGCTGCAGCAGTTGCAGCAACAGCTCCAATGGTCAAG GTTCAGAGTGATCTTGAACACAAGATGAATGCTATCATGGAGAAACTCTCATCCTTGGAAGAGTCTAGGCATCAATCTCAACCCCATCTTAGTGCATCCCAGGGATATATGCACGAGTTGCAGAATAAGCTGGAAGAAGTGACTCAGTCACGATTGAATCAGCTGGAGAGAATGCAAGAACGACAGATGGAATGGCAG gCCAAACTCCTGACTACTCAGCCATATCAACATAACCAAGCACCAGTGATGCATGCATCACATCAGGAAGTCAATGCCATCCCAAGCAATGTCAGGCAAAACTTGCCCCAATCAGGACAAGCAACAGCGGACCAATTATCACAGAGTTCCCCTGCTGTATATCCTATGACCGAGACACCTGCATCTGGAAGAAGAGAAAGAACAAAATTAGTCCATGGGCAGCCAAACAGTCCTAGGGTGCACAACCACCAGCATGTTGGACAACGAACGCATCATACCAGAACTTCTGAAAGCCATCCCACCTCAATTAGACATGGGGCTTCCAAACGAAGCACAAATCAAGCTCCCACTAGAAAGCATGTCAAATATGCACCAGCTATCACGTTACACAAACAACAGAGTCCACAGGGTGGAGGTTCCCCTGGGGAGGTGATatggaaagagaaagagagaaccGTTGGAATGGAGCATGGAACACAGACTTCTCCATTAGATACACCTGCACCAAGGAGACATGCACCTGTGCCATTGTCACAGGATCCACCAAGGATATCACATTTAG GTCGAGGACTTTTGGaggaaattttgacaagccacGATGAGGAGGAAAGGGAAAAATAA